A stretch of the Balearica regulorum gibbericeps isolate bBalReg1 chromosome 25, bBalReg1.pri, whole genome shotgun sequence genome encodes the following:
- the FGD2 gene encoding FYVE, RhoGEF and PH domain-containing protein 2 isoform X3, whose protein sequence is MEGEAHNRRTVLNLVAVFEEHCTGKFPWRDQQAPHSQATPATNQPQQLPAPPASLSQMATRHEAEQENEEEQQGRRGLSFKCLQSFRHKISEDNWRRQQDPDLRPGSKEPEEKKIALELLETEQAYVNRLHLLDQIFYTELMKEAKNGKTVPEEVVKMIFSNISSIYQFHAKFFLPELQKRMEDWSCNPRIGDVIQKLAPFLKMYGEYVKNFDKAVELITIWSEKSPPFQELITDIQKRKVCANLTLQHHMLEPVQRIPRYELLLKDYIRKLPSESPDQEDAEKALEMVFMVAKHSNAAIAEMERLQNLWAVYQRLGLENDIIDPSNELIKEGPIQKISTRTSSTSEKYLFLFNNMLLYCVPKVIQVGAEFQVHLRIDVDGMKVRELKDTQFPHTFLVSGKQRTLELQARSGEEMDAWIKAFQDAIDRKEKRSETFKTALYGLETRTPALKTEELGRRAPQWVRDNLVTMCMRCKEPFNAITRRRHHCRACGYVVCARCSDYKAELQYDGNRLNRVCQECYVFLTGHVVPEDREGKHKGILEKEAAEVSGRSLLCSSLQLLDKNGKGGTRGWFVIPQDDPLVLYIYAAPQDVRAHTSIPLLGYQVRDLPQGDSRHLFQLVQSRQVYTFMADSKELKQRWMRTMARSAAGITHPEEGEDADSCDEAE, encoded by the exons ATGGAGGGAGAGGCCCATAATCGTCGGACGGTGTTGAACCTGGTGGCTGTGTTTGAAGAGCACTG CACTGGCAAATTTCCCTGGAGGGATCAGCAGGCTCCGCACAGCCAGGCTACCCCTGCAACCAACCAACCCCAGCAGCTTCCAGCACCCCCTGCCAGCCTCTCACAGATGGCTACCAGGCATGAAGCAGAGCAAGAGAatgaggaggagcagcagggtcGGCGGGGGCTCAGCTTCAAATGCCTCCAGTCTTTCCGACACAAGATCAGTGAGGACAactggaggaggcagcaggacccAGACCTCCGGCCTGGCAGCAAG GaaccagaggaaaagaaaatagctctggagctgctggagacagaGCAGGCTTATGTCAACCGCCTCCACCTTCTTGACCAG atATTCTATACAGAGCTGATGAAAGAAGCCAAAAATGGGAAGACAGTCCCAGAGGAGGTGGTGAAAATGATCTTCTCCAACATCTCCTCCATCTATCAGTTCCATGCCAAGTTCTtcctgccagagctgcagaagcGCATGGAGGATTg GAGCTGTAACCCACGGATCGGGGATGTGATCCAGAAGCTTGCACCGTTCCTCAAGATGTACGGTGAATACGTAAAGAACTTCGACAAGGCTGTGGAGCTCATCACCATCTGGTCAGAGAAATCCCCACCCTTCCAGGAGCTCATTACTGACATCCAG AAGAGGAAGGTCTGTGCTAACCTAACGCTGCAGCACCATATGCTGGAACCTGTGCAGAGGATCCCGCGCTACGAACTCCTCCTGAAAGATTACATCCGAAAACTACCATCCGAGTCCCCAGACCAGGAAGATGCAGAGA AGGCCCTGGAGATGGTTTTCATGGTGGCCAAGCACTCAAACGCAGCTATAGCCGAGATG GAACGACTGCAGAACCTCTGGGCGGTCTATCAGCGGCTGGGCCTCGAGAATGACATTATAGATCCCTCCAACGAGCTGATCAAGGAGGGCCCAATCCAAAAAATCTCCACCCGTACCAGCAGCACGTCGGAGAAGTACCTGTTCCTG TTCAACAACATGCTGCTCTACTGCGTGCCCAAGGTAATCCAGGTGGGTGCTGAGTTCCAGGTCCACCTCCGCATCGATGTGGACGGCATGAAG GTGCGGGAGCTGAAGGACACGCAGTTCCCTCACACCTTCCTGGTCTCAGGAAAGCAGCGGACGCTGGAGCTGCAAGCCAG GTCTGGGGAGGAGATGGACGCCTGGATCAAG GCCTTCCAAGATGCCATTgacaggaaggagaagaggagtgAGACCTTTAAGACAGCACTCTATGGACTGGAGACCCGCACCCCTGCATTGAAG ACAGAGGAGCTGGGCCGCCGAGCCCCACAGTGGGTGCGGGACAACCTGGTGACCATGTGCATGCGCTGCAAGGAGCCCTTCAACGCCATCACACGCCGGAGACACCACTGTCGAGCTTGTGGATAC GTGGTGTGTGCTCGCTGCTCAGACTACAAGGCCGAGCTACAGTATGATGGAAATCGCCTGAACCGTGTGTGTCAGGAATGTTACGTCTTCCTGACAGGGCATGTGGTGCCTGAGGACCGGGAGGGGAAGCACAAAGGCATCCTGGAG aaagaaGCTGCAGAGGTATCAGGCAGGAGTTTGTTGTGCAgttccctgcagctgctggacaAGAACGGCAAGGGAGGCACACGAGGATGGTTCGTGATCCCCCAGGATGATCCCCTTGTGCTGTACATCTACGCGGCCCCCCAG GACGTCCGAGCCCACACCTCCATCCCACTGCTGGGCTACCAGGTGAGGGACCTGCCCCAGGGCGACTCCCGCCACCTCTTCCAGCTGGTGCAGTCCCGGCAGGTCTACACCTTCATGGCTGACAGCAAGGAGCTGAAGCAGCGCTGGATGAGGACCATGGCGCGCTCCGCCGCAGGGATCACGCACCCGGAGGAGGGTGAGGATGCGGACTCCTGTGACGAAGCAGAATGA
- the FGD2 gene encoding FYVE, RhoGEF and PH domain-containing protein 2 isoform X1, which yields MSPQAEQIPSVFFSVSPICNLLRFLFPFEANPEKSSPTTVRTADGLHPVQILLSKQHPGSQEHLKAESRERRKEPQPSAPSLQLPCPRDRHPAGAMEGEAHNRRTVLNLVAVFEEHCTGKFPWRDQQAPHSQATPATNQPQQLPAPPASLSQMATRHEAEQENEEEQQGRRGLSFKCLQSFRHKISEDNWRRQQDPDLRPGSKEPEEKKIALELLETEQAYVNRLHLLDQIFYTELMKEAKNGKTVPEEVVKMIFSNISSIYQFHAKFFLPELQKRMEDWSCNPRIGDVIQKLAPFLKMYGEYVKNFDKAVELITIWSEKSPPFQELITDIQKRKVCANLTLQHHMLEPVQRIPRYELLLKDYIRKLPSESPDQEDAEKALEMVFMVAKHSNAAIAEMERLQNLWAVYQRLGLENDIIDPSNELIKEGPIQKISTRTSSTSEKYLFLFNNMLLYCVPKVIQVGAEFQVHLRIDVDGMKVRELKDTQFPHTFLVSGKQRTLELQARSGEEMDAWIKAFQDAIDRKEKRSETFKTALYGLETRTPALKTEELGRRAPQWVRDNLVTMCMRCKEPFNAITRRRHHCRACGYVVCARCSDYKAELQYDGNRLNRVCQECYVFLTGHVVPEDREGKHKGILEKEAAEVSGRSLLCSSLQLLDKNGKGGTRGWFVIPQDDPLVLYIYAAPQDVRAHTSIPLLGYQVRDLPQGDSRHLFQLVQSRQVYTFMADSKELKQRWMRTMARSAAGITHPEEGEDADSCDEAE from the exons ATGTCGCCCCAAGCTGAACAAATTCCCAGTGTTTTTTTCAGCGTTTCTCCTATTTGCAACCTGCTGcgcttcctctttccttttgagGCCAACCCAGAGAAAAGCTCTCCCACCACTGTAAGGACAGCGGATGGTCTTCACCCTGTGCAAATCCTTCTCTCCAAACAACATCCTGGGTCCCAGGAGCACCtcaaagcagagagcagggagagaagaaaggaaccGCAGCCATCAGcaccctccctgcagctcccttgCCCCCGGGACAGGCACCCAGCTGGTGCCATGGAGGGAGAGGCCCATAATCGTCGGACGGTGTTGAACCTGGTGGCTGTGTTTGAAGAGCACTG CACTGGCAAATTTCCCTGGAGGGATCAGCAGGCTCCGCACAGCCAGGCTACCCCTGCAACCAACCAACCCCAGCAGCTTCCAGCACCCCCTGCCAGCCTCTCACAGATGGCTACCAGGCATGAAGCAGAGCAAGAGAatgaggaggagcagcagggtcGGCGGGGGCTCAGCTTCAAATGCCTCCAGTCTTTCCGACACAAGATCAGTGAGGACAactggaggaggcagcaggacccAGACCTCCGGCCTGGCAGCAAG GaaccagaggaaaagaaaatagctctggagctgctggagacagaGCAGGCTTATGTCAACCGCCTCCACCTTCTTGACCAG atATTCTATACAGAGCTGATGAAAGAAGCCAAAAATGGGAAGACAGTCCCAGAGGAGGTGGTGAAAATGATCTTCTCCAACATCTCCTCCATCTATCAGTTCCATGCCAAGTTCTtcctgccagagctgcagaagcGCATGGAGGATTg GAGCTGTAACCCACGGATCGGGGATGTGATCCAGAAGCTTGCACCGTTCCTCAAGATGTACGGTGAATACGTAAAGAACTTCGACAAGGCTGTGGAGCTCATCACCATCTGGTCAGAGAAATCCCCACCCTTCCAGGAGCTCATTACTGACATCCAG AAGAGGAAGGTCTGTGCTAACCTAACGCTGCAGCACCATATGCTGGAACCTGTGCAGAGGATCCCGCGCTACGAACTCCTCCTGAAAGATTACATCCGAAAACTACCATCCGAGTCCCCAGACCAGGAAGATGCAGAGA AGGCCCTGGAGATGGTTTTCATGGTGGCCAAGCACTCAAACGCAGCTATAGCCGAGATG GAACGACTGCAGAACCTCTGGGCGGTCTATCAGCGGCTGGGCCTCGAGAATGACATTATAGATCCCTCCAACGAGCTGATCAAGGAGGGCCCAATCCAAAAAATCTCCACCCGTACCAGCAGCACGTCGGAGAAGTACCTGTTCCTG TTCAACAACATGCTGCTCTACTGCGTGCCCAAGGTAATCCAGGTGGGTGCTGAGTTCCAGGTCCACCTCCGCATCGATGTGGACGGCATGAAG GTGCGGGAGCTGAAGGACACGCAGTTCCCTCACACCTTCCTGGTCTCAGGAAAGCAGCGGACGCTGGAGCTGCAAGCCAG GTCTGGGGAGGAGATGGACGCCTGGATCAAG GCCTTCCAAGATGCCATTgacaggaaggagaagaggagtgAGACCTTTAAGACAGCACTCTATGGACTGGAGACCCGCACCCCTGCATTGAAG ACAGAGGAGCTGGGCCGCCGAGCCCCACAGTGGGTGCGGGACAACCTGGTGACCATGTGCATGCGCTGCAAGGAGCCCTTCAACGCCATCACACGCCGGAGACACCACTGTCGAGCTTGTGGATAC GTGGTGTGTGCTCGCTGCTCAGACTACAAGGCCGAGCTACAGTATGATGGAAATCGCCTGAACCGTGTGTGTCAGGAATGTTACGTCTTCCTGACAGGGCATGTGGTGCCTGAGGACCGGGAGGGGAAGCACAAAGGCATCCTGGAG aaagaaGCTGCAGAGGTATCAGGCAGGAGTTTGTTGTGCAgttccctgcagctgctggacaAGAACGGCAAGGGAGGCACACGAGGATGGTTCGTGATCCCCCAGGATGATCCCCTTGTGCTGTACATCTACGCGGCCCCCCAG GACGTCCGAGCCCACACCTCCATCCCACTGCTGGGCTACCAGGTGAGGGACCTGCCCCAGGGCGACTCCCGCCACCTCTTCCAGCTGGTGCAGTCCCGGCAGGTCTACACCTTCATGGCTGACAGCAAGGAGCTGAAGCAGCGCTGGATGAGGACCATGGCGCGCTCCGCCGCAGGGATCACGCACCCGGAGGAGGGTGAGGATGCGGACTCCTGTGACGAAGCAGAATGA
- the FGD2 gene encoding FYVE, RhoGEF and PH domain-containing protein 2 isoform X2 — MSPQAEQIPSVFFSVSPICNLLRFLFPFEANPEKSSPTTVRTADGLHPVQILLSKQHPGSQEHLKAESRERRKEPQPSAPSLQLPCPRDRHPAGAMEGEAHNRRTVLNLVAVFEEHCTGKFPWRDQQAPHSQATPATNQPQQLPAPPASLSQMATRHEAEQENEEEQQGRRGLSFKCLQSFRHKISEDNWRRQQDPDLRPGSKEPEEKKIALELLETEQAYVNRLHLLDQIFYTELMKEAKNGKTVPEEVVKMIFSNISSIYQFHAKFFLPELQKRMEDWSCNPRIGDVIQKLAPFLKMYGEYVKNFDKAVELITIWSEKSPPFQELITDIQKRKVCANLTLQHHMLEPVQRIPRYELLLKDYIRKLPSESPDQEDAEKALEMVFMVAKHSNAAIAEMFNNMLLYCVPKVIQVGAEFQVHLRIDVDGMKVRELKDTQFPHTFLVSGKQRTLELQARSGEEMDAWIKAFQDAIDRKEKRSETFKTALYGLETRTPALKTEELGRRAPQWVRDNLVTMCMRCKEPFNAITRRRHHCRACGYVVCARCSDYKAELQYDGNRLNRVCQECYVFLTGHVVPEDREGKHKGILEKEAAEVSGRSLLCSSLQLLDKNGKGGTRGWFVIPQDDPLVLYIYAAPQDVRAHTSIPLLGYQVRDLPQGDSRHLFQLVQSRQVYTFMADSKELKQRWMRTMARSAAGITHPEEGEDADSCDEAE; from the exons ATGTCGCCCCAAGCTGAACAAATTCCCAGTGTTTTTTTCAGCGTTTCTCCTATTTGCAACCTGCTGcgcttcctctttccttttgagGCCAACCCAGAGAAAAGCTCTCCCACCACTGTAAGGACAGCGGATGGTCTTCACCCTGTGCAAATCCTTCTCTCCAAACAACATCCTGGGTCCCAGGAGCACCtcaaagcagagagcagggagagaagaaaggaaccGCAGCCATCAGcaccctccctgcagctcccttgCCCCCGGGACAGGCACCCAGCTGGTGCCATGGAGGGAGAGGCCCATAATCGTCGGACGGTGTTGAACCTGGTGGCTGTGTTTGAAGAGCACTG CACTGGCAAATTTCCCTGGAGGGATCAGCAGGCTCCGCACAGCCAGGCTACCCCTGCAACCAACCAACCCCAGCAGCTTCCAGCACCCCCTGCCAGCCTCTCACAGATGGCTACCAGGCATGAAGCAGAGCAAGAGAatgaggaggagcagcagggtcGGCGGGGGCTCAGCTTCAAATGCCTCCAGTCTTTCCGACACAAGATCAGTGAGGACAactggaggaggcagcaggacccAGACCTCCGGCCTGGCAGCAAG GaaccagaggaaaagaaaatagctctggagctgctggagacagaGCAGGCTTATGTCAACCGCCTCCACCTTCTTGACCAG atATTCTATACAGAGCTGATGAAAGAAGCCAAAAATGGGAAGACAGTCCCAGAGGAGGTGGTGAAAATGATCTTCTCCAACATCTCCTCCATCTATCAGTTCCATGCCAAGTTCTtcctgccagagctgcagaagcGCATGGAGGATTg GAGCTGTAACCCACGGATCGGGGATGTGATCCAGAAGCTTGCACCGTTCCTCAAGATGTACGGTGAATACGTAAAGAACTTCGACAAGGCTGTGGAGCTCATCACCATCTGGTCAGAGAAATCCCCACCCTTCCAGGAGCTCATTACTGACATCCAG AAGAGGAAGGTCTGTGCTAACCTAACGCTGCAGCACCATATGCTGGAACCTGTGCAGAGGATCCCGCGCTACGAACTCCTCCTGAAAGATTACATCCGAAAACTACCATCCGAGTCCCCAGACCAGGAAGATGCAGAGA AGGCCCTGGAGATGGTTTTCATGGTGGCCAAGCACTCAAACGCAGCTATAGCCGAGATG TTCAACAACATGCTGCTCTACTGCGTGCCCAAGGTAATCCAGGTGGGTGCTGAGTTCCAGGTCCACCTCCGCATCGATGTGGACGGCATGAAG GTGCGGGAGCTGAAGGACACGCAGTTCCCTCACACCTTCCTGGTCTCAGGAAAGCAGCGGACGCTGGAGCTGCAAGCCAG GTCTGGGGAGGAGATGGACGCCTGGATCAAG GCCTTCCAAGATGCCATTgacaggaaggagaagaggagtgAGACCTTTAAGACAGCACTCTATGGACTGGAGACCCGCACCCCTGCATTGAAG ACAGAGGAGCTGGGCCGCCGAGCCCCACAGTGGGTGCGGGACAACCTGGTGACCATGTGCATGCGCTGCAAGGAGCCCTTCAACGCCATCACACGCCGGAGACACCACTGTCGAGCTTGTGGATAC GTGGTGTGTGCTCGCTGCTCAGACTACAAGGCCGAGCTACAGTATGATGGAAATCGCCTGAACCGTGTGTGTCAGGAATGTTACGTCTTCCTGACAGGGCATGTGGTGCCTGAGGACCGGGAGGGGAAGCACAAAGGCATCCTGGAG aaagaaGCTGCAGAGGTATCAGGCAGGAGTTTGTTGTGCAgttccctgcagctgctggacaAGAACGGCAAGGGAGGCACACGAGGATGGTTCGTGATCCCCCAGGATGATCCCCTTGTGCTGTACATCTACGCGGCCCCCCAG GACGTCCGAGCCCACACCTCCATCCCACTGCTGGGCTACCAGGTGAGGGACCTGCCCCAGGGCGACTCCCGCCACCTCTTCCAGCTGGTGCAGTCCCGGCAGGTCTACACCTTCATGGCTGACAGCAAGGAGCTGAAGCAGCGCTGGATGAGGACCATGGCGCGCTCCGCCGCAGGGATCACGCACCCGGAGGAGGGTGAGGATGCGGACTCCTGTGACGAAGCAGAATGA
- the MTCH1 gene encoding mitochondrial carrier homolog 1 isoform X2 codes for MAAAEPLLPPVARAPPGGVTGRAAAGPGAARAEGAEGLFVVLGAGLAAASHPLLYVKLLVQVGHEPLPPTVGRNVLGRKVLYLPGFFTYARHIVEVDGKRGLFRGLTPRLISSTLSTITRGSVKKAFPLEDMEHVSNKDDVKTSFRKVVEETSHEMMMQCVSRVVSHPLHVISMRCMVQFIGREVKYSGIFSAIGRIFKEEGILGFFIGLVPHILGDVIFLWCCNLLAHFINTYAVDDNFSQALVIRSYTKFVMGIAVSMLTYPFLLVGDLMAVNNCGLRAGLPPYAPAFTSWIHCWRYLSAQGQLFRGSSLLFRRAPMPAASFPID; via the exons atggcggcggcggagcCGCTGCTGCCCCCGGTGGCACGGGCGCCCCCTGGCGGTGTgacggggcgggcggcggcgggtcCGGGGGCGGCCCGGGCCGAGGGCGCCGAGGGGCTGTTCGTGGtgctgggagcggggctggccgCCGCCAGCCACCCGCTGCTCTACGTCAAGCTGCTCGTCCAG GTTGGGCATGAGCCACTACCTCCAACCGTTGGAAGAAACGTGCTGGGAAGGAAAGTCCTGTACCTGCCCGGCTTCTTCACCTACG CCAGACACATTGTAGAAGTGGATGGGAAAAGAGGCCTCTTCCGCGGCCTTACTCCTCGCCTCATCTCAAGCACTTTATCAACCATCACCAGGGGGAGCGTGAAGAAG GCCTTTCCACTGGAGGACATGGAGCACGTTTCTAACAAGGATGATGTGAAAACCTCCTTTAGGAAAGTGGTGGAAGAG aCATCTCATGAGATGATGATGCAGTGTGTGTCCCGGGTTGTCTCACATCCGCTGCACG TGATCTCTATGCGCTGCATGGTCCAGTTCATAGGCCGGGAAGTCAAATACAG CGGCATCTTCAGCGCCATTGGCAGGATATTTAAGGAAGAAGGGATCCTGGGATTCTTTAT CGGTTTAGTCCCTCACATCCTGGGTGATGTCATCTTCCTCTGGTGCTGCAACCTCTTGGCTCACTTTATCAACACCTATGCCGTGGACGATAAT TTCAGCCAGGCATTGGTGATCCGGAGCTACACAAAATTCGTGATGGGG ATCGCCGTGAGCATGCTGACGTACCCATTCCTTCTCGTGGGAGATCTCATGGCAGTGAACAACTGTGG GTTGCGCGCCGGCCTCCCTCCCTATGCTCCTGCGTTTACATCCTGGATCCATTGCTGGAGGTACCTCAGTGCTCAG gGGCAGCTGTTCCGTGGCTCTAGCCTGCTCTTCCGCAGAGCACCCATGCCAGCCGCCTCCTTCCCCATCGACTGA
- the MTCH1 gene encoding mitochondrial carrier homolog 1 isoform X1, whose amino-acid sequence MAAAEPLLPPVARAPPGGVTGRAAAGPGAARAEGAEGLFVVLGAGLAAASHPLLYVKLLVQVGHEPLPPTVGRNVLGRKVLYLPGFFTYARHIVEVDGKRGLFRGLTPRLISSTLSTITRGSVKKAFPLEDMEHVSNKDDVKTSFRKVVEETSHEMMMQCVSRVVSHPLHVISMRCMVQFIGREVKYSGIFSAIGRIFKEEGILGFFIGLVPHILGDVIFLWCCNLLAHFINTYAVDDNFSQALVIRSYTKFVMGIAVSMLTYPFLLVGDLMAVNNCGLRAGLPPYAPAFTSWIHCWRYLSAQVREQGTRRALDSPCSFLRSPVLPKKGSCSVALACSSAEHPCQPPPSPSTDSSAGRGDEL is encoded by the exons atggcggcggcggagcCGCTGCTGCCCCCGGTGGCACGGGCGCCCCCTGGCGGTGTgacggggcgggcggcggcgggtcCGGGGGCGGCCCGGGCCGAGGGCGCCGAGGGGCTGTTCGTGGtgctgggagcggggctggccgCCGCCAGCCACCCGCTGCTCTACGTCAAGCTGCTCGTCCAG GTTGGGCATGAGCCACTACCTCCAACCGTTGGAAGAAACGTGCTGGGAAGGAAAGTCCTGTACCTGCCCGGCTTCTTCACCTACG CCAGACACATTGTAGAAGTGGATGGGAAAAGAGGCCTCTTCCGCGGCCTTACTCCTCGCCTCATCTCAAGCACTTTATCAACCATCACCAGGGGGAGCGTGAAGAAG GCCTTTCCACTGGAGGACATGGAGCACGTTTCTAACAAGGATGATGTGAAAACCTCCTTTAGGAAAGTGGTGGAAGAG aCATCTCATGAGATGATGATGCAGTGTGTGTCCCGGGTTGTCTCACATCCGCTGCACG TGATCTCTATGCGCTGCATGGTCCAGTTCATAGGCCGGGAAGTCAAATACAG CGGCATCTTCAGCGCCATTGGCAGGATATTTAAGGAAGAAGGGATCCTGGGATTCTTTAT CGGTTTAGTCCCTCACATCCTGGGTGATGTCATCTTCCTCTGGTGCTGCAACCTCTTGGCTCACTTTATCAACACCTATGCCGTGGACGATAAT TTCAGCCAGGCATTGGTGATCCGGAGCTACACAAAATTCGTGATGGGG ATCGCCGTGAGCATGCTGACGTACCCATTCCTTCTCGTGGGAGATCTCATGGCAGTGAACAACTGTGG GTTGCGCGCCGGCCTCCCTCCCTATGCTCCTGCGTTTACATCCTGGATCCATTGCTGGAGGTACCTCAGTGCTCAGGTGAGGGAGCAGGGCACACGCAGGGCTTTGGACTCCCCCTGCTCCTTCCTGAGGTCTCCAGTGCTGCCCAAAAA gGGCAGCTGTTCCGTGGCTCTAGCCTGCTCTTCCGCAGAGCACCCATGCCAGCCGCCTCCTTCCCCATCGACTGACTCCTCGGCAGGAAGAGGTGATGAACTCTGA